The DNA sequence CAGAAACCATTTGGTTGTGCAAAGCAATTGTTGTAGGGCacacttggtcctcgagggccggagtcctgcaggttttggatgtttcccttctccaacacagctgatctATAATCAGCTCAACAGCAAGCTCTGCAAGTGCCTGATAaagatcctgttgattggaatcagcttgtgttagaAGAGGAaaacctcgaggaccgagtgtgcccacccctgttgTAGCAGATGTCCGGATGGCTGGTACGATCTTGGAGGTGAACATGCTGGATGTGGAGGTCCTGGGCTGGTGTGGTAATATGGTTTGCGGTTGTGAGGCTGATTGAATTGCCGGAAGTGCCTTTTGAGGTGACTTATGTTAGAGAAATAAACATTCAATCCATCGCCAACAGCTCTGGTGAACATTGCTGCACTCAGCATACCAATTGCACGCTCCCTCAAAAATTGTTACATCAGTGACATTGTGCTGTGTACTAAAATTGCACATTTCAGAGTGGCCTATTCTTGTGGCCAGCCTAAGGCACATCTGTGCAATAATCACGCTGTCTATCAGCATCTTAATATGCCACACCAGTGAGGTGGGATTATCTCAACAAAGAATGCTCACTAACACAGATTTATTTCTGAACAATATGTGAGGGAAATGGCCTTTTGTGTATGTAGAAGAGTTATCTTTGAGACTAGCTCATGATAAATGGGAGCCAAAACAagtgttgcatttgtttttgttcaatgtactgtattatcTACATAGTAGACTGGGATTTCTCATGTTCAAACACATATCAGGGCTCCTGGCTGCCCTGATGTAGTCGCATTTTGCCCCGAAAATTTGAGACAGAGTAAATTAATCTTGTCACGCTTGTGACCTGAAGAATTTCCAGTCTTTTAATTCATATTAAGCAGAGCTTCCAACTGATATGGACTGTCCGTATTTTACTCCAGAAATCGCTCAACTCGTTATGGATGTAACGCTGTCTTTTTAGATATTTACACTAGGggtgcacgataatgctatttttaacCGCTAatgataaaccaataatttagaaagtgccaatGTCGATAACCAAtaagcgaccaatcacagttcacctgttttctgaaactgcgctgtgattggttgttacctaaggacctgagcaacattgatgtcatcttcagtcaacagcaagtggtaaaatagACGCCccttaagatggataaaaaaaactgctggattttgcttcataactcatattccacaaatgtaatattaatcagaatgttgtgtagactagtgaggtcacatataacattattgtcaaaaaatgtttaaggttgacttccacattaaagctttttctccaTAGTGAACATAGAAAATACGTCAGTtacatgataaacaagttttacctttagGTATCTTATTCCCTTGGTTTGAGATTAGCATCTATTCCCGGAGACCCAGCCAGCGACTAAAAATTTGGTACACATCCAGGCTTTTAAAGATTTAAAATCAGCTCCAATGTAAGGGGATCCAGTGTTGACTacatgatataggtcgtgcggcCAGTGTGAATTCTGGCAAAGTCTgcaattttattaaatcattgaACACAGCAGGCGATAGAAGGTAAGGTccaaacagggatgtgatttttccgctaattcgcggaattccgctttttttttatctcccccccaaaaaaaaaaatccgatatatatatatatatatattttttttttttattttttttttttgtagttcattgtgtatgcacatgactccgacagataacatcttctgctataacaaagacatttgtggtatgctctaatatgagttacttttcatttggtcatgatacaattatttgttcatgaaatttgaactcttcaacattatttatgtgttaccttagtaatcacattagttagatatgatgatattctcagtgatagtttttaaaagcaaaggcagtccaatgtttttgaatgtgactgattttgagttgactaaaactgccattttatatgggatagttcaatatacattgacaatttatgctgttgttttgtctatttctttgtcatgtgagtgcattgaaagtacttaaaaacacggaaaacccatgagctctggacctagctgggtgccagcggcccccagacccccggccaaattttcagataatttcactttggtcaaatcacatccctgtccaAACTAGCGCTCTCCAATTTCTGTAAAtatcacttcctggtttgaactctgaaaagtctgactttccgaccatcctcgaatgcagcatgagTCCATCCATATATGTCAGTGGATGTTGCTTACTGTAGTCCATGGAACGCTCAAGAAGTTTGTGTGAATGCACAGACACGGAAAATTAGAGGAAACATTGCATGGCACATACAGGCACTTTTGTGCAAGCAATCGTAATTAATAGTGATGGCTTCTCGAGCAATTGaaaaaagggggcggggggaaGTAGACGGGTTAGGAGAGTGAACTGAATTTCGCCCAGTCTATGGTTCAAAGGGCCTCTTGAGTATTCCGCAAGAGTTATCTTCTCTAAATTTCAAGTCTGtccctttctcttttttccACATAGGGTGGACTTCTTTCTCATGGCACATCACATTCGCCATGGATGTGGACTTCCTACGCACTACGTTACCCTGTACAATACGGCGAACCTCATGCCAGACCATCTGCAAAGGTTTCCTCTCatataaatatgattttaaatGCTGTTGATGTACTTTTGAAACTAATGCTTCCCCACTGATTAACTATCATTTCATGAAATCTAAAACAGCGTTTGTTATCAAGTGTCCCAAAATCATGAGGTTACAAAGCATTCAAAAGCTCTAaatttatttcaacaaaattGCTTTGGCATCATTGAGTTATTGAATTATTTAGTTGCTATAAAGAATTTTGTCCAAGATTTTGTGATATGTCGTAAAATGATATTGGACATCCCTACTCCCTGTCATCATGTTGTAcagtagggctgaacaattaattgaaatagaaCAGGCTATGATTTGGAGGAGAGGAgggcaaagaaaaataaataaaaaaacagccgTAAGCATGCCAggagatccatccatccattttctgtcgcTTATTTGGGGCCAGGTCGCAGagacagcagctttagcagggaaagCCCAAACTTCCCTCTCCCAAGCCACTTTGTCTTGCTCCTCCGGGGGGATGCTAACGCAGTTCCAGGCCAGCCGGGAGacagggctctattttcgtagacaAGACCCACACAGTCTTAGTCTTCATAATTCTGCTTTCTGTCACAGAACAGCTGTATTTATACTGAGACTTGATTACACACATTACATTTTGTACTTTTGCAAGGCGATgcattgacaattccgaacatccaagcatttctgatatttccacaatgcaaatgcttgcTGTACATGGTGAAATCAACGgcatattgtattgcttttgactgtgactagcatacaaaccaggcagaatGTTATAGTAGtcgacattttcatctaatttTGACATCAAAATAAACCTCACTAatgaaattacaatgatccaaagtccagtGCTTTTCAATgcggagagcttcctttcaccgagttGACCGACATTTTAACTTGTgacgtaagctcggaattgtctATATGCTCTGAGGGTTATGGTTAGGCTGGTAATGCACATAGCAGCCAGTCTTCAGTGGCAAAACAAAGTGAAAATTTGGTGAAAAGACAGAGAAGGTGGTGAAGCGAGGCAGGAACAACACCCAGTGCATGACTTGATCCagcgattgaccaatcagaatTGTAGACGGCATAATATCCACTGCCTTCTGAATAGCTTCCTCCCTTACTCAGGTTGTGGGAGTGCTATCCCAGCCGTTTGGGGCGGTAGGCAGCCTACCAATGtcgtttttgtaaaaatgtgggTTCCCCGGGCAAGCAGAAattattttccaaagcaatTATTTCCTTGCAGACATTAACACCTTATATAATGCTCCTGTCGCCGATCCTCTTCGGAAACATTCAGCAACCATCTGCGTATACCTGGAAGTGCCTGGTTGTCTTTGTGTTTGTAAAGTCACGTGTGATCATGCAAGAGATTTCCCCTCGGAGGACTGGATTCTTGACCGGTGGTGGAATAGAATCTTTATGTGTGTGGGGAGCTGTGTTGAAATTATATGACCACACCACACACAATACGACCAAAAGGGAACGCCCCCTACTCACTAGccactgaaaaaacaaaaagacaacagGACTGAGAAATGAACCATAAAAGTACCCGGTGCAGGTCAGTGCTGCTTCGGGTTTCCTGCCATACCCAATGAGCAAGTGATGCTGCACCATGGGAAGTTCTACTTGGCCCCCTTGAGATGGAAACAAGGGTGGTTGATATCCATAGGCGGGCATGAAGGGCGACCGTCCAGTGACTGAGGAAACAAGGGTCTTGTGGGTGTATTCTGCCCACGGCAGGTGAGTGGACCATGAGGTGGGGctgaacaaacacacacttcGGAGGGCCGCTTCAAGGTCCTAGTTGGCCCTCTCTGTCTCTGGCCATTGGTCTGTGGGTGGTACCCCAAGGAAAGGCTGGCCGAGGCTTCCATAAGCTTGCAGAACTTCTTTCAGACTTGGGAGACAAACTGTCCCTCTGTCCGACACCAAGTCAACTTCGGCGCTGAGCATTGGCTGAAGCAGTCTATTTATTAGGTGGGTAATTGGAGACAGGTGAATGCAATCAGGAACTGAGCGGCGCAGGAGGAAGGAGCAAGTGGCCTGAAGTGAGATTGGTGGTTagtgcttttaaaataaaaccggAAATGGATGGACAAATAAGAGCAGCACAGGCCCACTTATTGTGGCGggacattttctcttttttctctcttttttttcctgagagctcagtattgttcattcggtaatcttaccgattcaacatgtcatcatcattgctctttttttgtgtgtgtgtgtgtgtgtgtgtgtgtgtgtgtgtgtgtgtgtgtgtgtgtgtgtgtgtgtgtgtgtgtgtgtgtgtgtgtgtgtgtgtgtgtgtgtgtgtgtgtgtgtgtgtgtgtgtgtgtgtgtgtgtgtgtgtgtgtgtgtgtgtgtgtgtgtgtgtgtgcgtgtgactttgtgctcattaattcacctgaaacctattaaaaaacccATACCCTTCATCTAAACCGAAGACTTCAGAATACCACTAgtgtcgtgaagttgtcaggagaactgaggaaggatcaaagaaagagaaaagtgaaatccagcaccgaccagacaccacctactacggTTACAacccagaatctttcaccaaacccagaaacatcaaaattccaacaaattagggagaccccAAGAGAGAGACCAAAGGAACTGAATAAAGGAAGGAAGGGTAGAttaagcagagtgagatccacagacattggcctccaccgattcagcaaccagaggaagaagcagattgtgtttgaattttggtagatgctggtatggtggatctggcatgaattaaaacctccaccaaagaagggagccgtcgaccccggccaggtcAGGGCAAGCACAAcgccccagggccccccaggccgcggaaGCGCCAGGGCACGACCCTCGGGCCCCGCGGGGGCCACCAGTCTGAGAGCAAACtcaggagcccggagcgcccccaacagggcccgcgccccaagcccattGTAGCAGAACGGGGCGTGCCGGCCCACAGCCCACGCTTCCCCCACGACTcccacacccgccacccaccacaacccagcgcCCACCGGCCCCCAAACCTCTAGACACAGTTACAGTTACAGTAGTAAGTCAAAAGTAAATGTCCAACCACAGTTAAGCATACATCACTCTGTTGTACTGGTATCAATTGTCAAGACAATTTTAGTCAATATACTGAGTCAAAagcttattttatttacattgacTATTCTACTCCCAACAGGCTGACCTTCAAGATGTGCCATTTGTACTGGAACTGGCCAGGCATTATTCGCGTACCTGCACCGTGCAAATATGCACACAAACTGGCTTACCTTTCAGGCCAGTACCTACATTCTGAGCCATCGATCCAGCTGGCCGacaagctttttttcctttgaattttttccccccaggttTTATGTTCAGAAACCAGTCACACTGTTAATGACAATTCTGTTTTGTAGTGTTTTATACTGAGATGTTGAGCGAAACCACAGTTACTTACTGGAACTGGCCAGGCGCTATAAGCGTACCAGCACCGTGCAAACAAGTGTACAAACTGGCTTACCTTTCAGGCCAGTCCCTACATTTTGAGCCATCGATCCAGCTGGCcgacaagcttttttttccctttgaatttttttttcaggttttctGTTTAGAAACCAGTTATACTGTTGATGACAATTCTGTGTTTTGTAGTGTTTTAAACTGAGATGTTGAGCTAAACCACAGTTACTTACTGGAACTGGCCAGGCGCTATAAGCGTACCAGCACCGTGCAAATGAATGCACAAACTGGTTTACCATTCAGGCCAGTACCTACATTTTGATCGATCCAGCTGGccgacaagtttttttttttacccttttttcCCATGTTCAGAAATTGTGTTAATGGGAATCCACTGGAGCCTGGAATTCAGTGGCagcatgtttgttttcttcataATAATATGGTAAAAAACagttacaaaaaataaagttaatctCTGCACAGACCGTAGAGCCATTGCAAACATTTAGGTGCATCAAGTtttttataataactcaatGAAAATGGGCATTAATATCCGCACTCATGTGTATAAAgtgtaataaaatgaaacttcTCATTCCTGCCTGATAAGTCAATCACATTTCCATCCTGCATCGTGGGTGCGGACATTTTCTGTACTGTCAGTGTAAACCGAAAGTACGTCTAGTGGTAGTACTTTTCCTTATTACATTAACATTATTAATTTCAAGTTGTGAACTTATTTACATATCTCTGGCatcaggccaaaaccttgtacctccaaaattgtCAGTTTCagggagaccccaaaaacggcaTCATGTTTAGCAATGAAATCTTTGTTCAGCTATTAAGATTCcatcatcaaagagaacaagccattttcaacactgtagattggtcaataatggGTAAAAATGACACTCATACATAAGTGTCTATTAGTTTGAAGAAATATGACATTTACCAAATTCTGCCTTGGGAGGTTTTGGTCCGATGCCAGTGATATGTAGGAAAAGCCATAAAGGCAACACACTCCCCGCCTGGTGTCATTAGGCTACACTCATCCAAAACATTACTCTTTCAGTCTTTTTGCATACTAAGAATAACTTGTGTAACTGGTCGAATAAAAGTATTTACATTGCCTTGGTTTAGTCCCATGCCTTTACCTCAATCTTTCTCACTCGATTGTCTTCGCCTGGGAACGTAGTAGTGACCCTTCTCAGGGCCCAGCTGCTACGTGTGACCCCTGTTTATCTATCAGCAGAACTAGGTCATCAACCTGTAGTTTTCAGAAAACTAGAATATATGATCAGGCAGTAATTGACGCATTTTTAACcacttttaatttaaactaGGAAAAGGTACATTTATATGTGATATTGTCTGAGTGCTTCAAGAATTTCCCGTGATTattacaaattgtatttgaggtTGAATTGCTAAATCCTAGAGATTGTAGTAGATGTCTTCTcagattacatttattatacctgcacttttatttaaaaaagaaaagtatgaTGGTCACTACGTGAGCAACTTCTCACTTTGTGCTCCTGTGCATCTGTCAGGACGTTCCCTGCCCTTTGAGGTCTGAACACTTTGGTGGGCAGAAATTTGCCGTGATGGTGGTTGCAGGCTGTCTTGTCTGACGGCAAGGGGGGAGCGCTGCCTCAACTGGGTGCCCCTCGCGCCCCACCATATGGCCTGGCCTAGCCTTTGGAAGATGGCTGAGTTGGTCCATGGACCACCTGAGGCAGCAGAAGCTTTCCTAATCACTGGAGACAAGGGCCACTTGACACCAGCCTGACAGATGGTACTCCAGCCCTGCCCTGGACTGCTGTTGCTGCTATGTGTGTTCAGATTGGGAAGCACAATAAGATTgcatacctgtcaacttgtacgttttatacgtattttatacgtttttttaccatttcaaatcatgtacgccgtacaccgacttttgtacggggaaaaaaaaaatgcgctgacatgcgcatgcgtagatatacatagagtaaatatcgtggaagcaagcatggaggagccacctaggaagaaacgaagaactcaaggatcgggtcgacaccagaaagaatgggagttacttcaaggtgaatatgctggctggattaaagcatcgttaagaggcactcaattctcattctgtgtcccttgcaataaagacgtgaaagttgctgcgagtggattttacgatctgaagagccactttaaaactgccggacacgtggagaatgtgaaaaaaaacaattcacatgtcccattaaccaagcacttcgtctctaccgcaaatcctgcagcatcccacaaaacgacaaatgcggaaattctcttctgccattttcttgctgagcacaacattgctttcacagctgcggaccacttctcggatttggtgaaagttatgtttccggattcacagacagctaaggtaatttattattattattattattattattatcattcatatctacaatgaatcagcatttatggcaccgtgtcataaattaaaattttatattttaatattatatttttgcaggagtttgcatgtcggaggaccaaggctacgatgattgttaaggagagccttgcacgtggctacacccaagatgtcattcagtactgcagaactcacccatttaccctcatgattgatgaaagcaatgatcgtactaccaaaaagcggcttgttgtgttagctcacttctttgatggggagaacacaaataccagactcctcgatttaccagagttggcatcaggcacagcagcatcaatctttgccgttattgacaacattttacaagaaaatgacattccatggagtaacattgtgggatttgcaagcgacaattgcaacaccatggttggaaagaaaaactctgtcttgtctaggataaaagaaaaaaatggagctgtttttagtgttggatgcatttgtcatcttggcaatctgtgtgtcaaagatggactgaagacattgccagtaaacatagatgacttgctggtggatatattttatttttttaaaaatagttccaaacgaattgaggattttaaagagtttcaggactttacaaattccgagcaagaaaaaatcctaaagcattgtccgacacgatggttgtctctgcaaaaagtggttgaaagaacattgtctcagtacgaagcactcaaaagctacttcgctagccatgcggatgttgaaagggcaggtaaagtgaaaagcatccatgatcgacttcaagaccctgttactctcctcacactccacttcctcagcttcatcctgcctcaaataaatcaattcaatattgtgttccaaacagaggcatgtatgattggagatttgctaccagaaatggaaagactcttaaagaaactcttggtgaaatttgtgcaaatggaacatgtcaaatctgctgatagCCTGCTGGCAGTTGATGATACAAACAGATACCTGCAGCATGAAGATAGCAGGCTTGCTGTTGGCTTGGGCACCAGGGCCCTCTTCCAAGACaccaatgaggaggatgaaatcaggcaaagcatcacaccagccatgcaagcaacttttttttcctctgttcgctccttctacgaggctgttgtaactaaaatgatacaaaaatttccatttgagaatacaatactgagtgacttggtggtgttggacccaagaaagagagagatgttggattacacaagtattgttaagcttgcaaacaggtttacaccagactttgatcaggaacaattaaaagatgaatgggaagactatcaactaatacctgatgatcttctccctcagaaaagtcaggatggacaaccaattcgtccagagacattttggcctcatgtgttcaaaatgaaaactggtttggggctggatcgctttccactgatgagaaagatgtatctaattttactcagccttcctcacagtaatgctgatagcgagcgggttttcagccatgtgaggaaaattcatacagagtacagaaagacaatgggaacagacactcttacttctttattacagatgaaattgaactgtgacaactgttgctcacaagtgagaccctcagagcagataaagtctgctaaatcatgcacattggcttacaataggaagcactgaaggcacagtttattgcattgtaaactttttaaattgaataaaagactttgtatgcaaattacctttgttatttctattacactgtctggttaccgcgagtaaacatgcgtcgtacggtgtttgtaaggtttttggggggtttgtaaggggaatcataatcattaataagggcagttatcggcagaggttgacaggtatgtTTTCTGCAAGATACAgtctatttttgtctttgtttaacCTCGCCAGACAGATTGATAATAGTGATTTACtcggagttcttcacattatcaatctctTACTTCACTAGACAGACCCGTTCGGAAAAGGCGAGGCTTGCTGTACATTCcttcaagctgattggacgCTGCAGgatctttgcacattttgttttgaccaatcaaggcaacgaaTGAAAATATCATCTTCAATCTTGTCTGGGGGGGCACGGACATCttaaccagataaaaatgcaccaaactcctcttgctgttcaaattcaacaaagaAACTGAGTAATACTGtgaaaacataattaattgcagcatccattcgtctgttagattttattttatttttccccgcCATCGGCGCGtattggtttcgtcctgcctaaacaacgcctgattggtccgatcgaaaaagatcggctgcaaacgtatcagcagGAGCGGTACAAGATATATTCTCCGgaatttgtgaaattacaaataccgcgagaattcaccttgctggcaaggttagtcTTTGTTGCAATGTGGACAAATACTCTGGACGGCCTTACTGTCACACTGTGTAAGACCGCCTCACCCCCAGCTAAATGTCtacaaaacaagcattttcAACGTTCGCTCCAATGCAAGACTTTAATGGGCTAGGCTAAAGTTAACTAGTAACCAAACAGATCAGATTCACTTAAGCTCAAGAGGCAAGATCATCCACAAAACTGGACATCAAAGTTATACTGTAACTACGATTAAAAACACTCACTGCATGCTCTGGCACATTCACTTCCATTGTAAATATTAAGATTAAAAGGAAGTCGGTCGGACtagggggcggggcttttgTGAATGGTCCATTCGCGGTCTTTCGTCATTCGCGAGCATGGCGCCTGCGCAATCCCATCTACTGTGGTAATGGGCGCCTTACCAAAAGTAAACCCTGCACTCGCAATTTAAGAAAAGGTGATTAAAAATAGAGCGTTTGTATTGGGCCACCTTCGAGTTATGTTTGTAGAAACGAAGTGAAATGCGAAATCGACTTAAATGAACCTTGAACGACATATATTAAACCGAATCAATGTAGAAACAAATAGTCCCATAATCAACAATTACATGGAGACGACGTACGATCTAATTGCTTTGTGAATAGCACAACAGTGCAGTGCAGCGGCTAATTGATTACCAGTGCGAGCGAGCAGAGCGCTGTGGTTGCGAACCGGAAGCACGTCCACTTTCAGCGGAAAGGCGGAGCAGGGGACCAGGGTTATTGTTGCTTGCGAGTTGCTGTAATGGCGGTGTCTCGTCGCGCCGCAGCGCAGCAGCAACAAAACAGCTTACAGTCTCCGCCGAGAAGCAGCTCACTTTTGGGTGTTGCCACGACGGCCGCGCCGATGGCAGTGATCAATTCACCGCATGAGATTGATCGGGAATGCAACGGAGGGATTGAAGGCGCTCTGGCCTCTCCGGACCTGCCTGCCGCGGTCCTGGCCAACAGCGCAAGCTCAAGCACGACAACTTCTGGAGGAAGCGGCGTCTCTAGCCCCGGCTCCGCGGCCACAAGCCCCGCGGATGGTATCGGCGGAGCATTCCGGGAATTGTTCGAAGCCTGCCGCAACGGTGATGTGTCGAGAGTGAAACGGCTCGTCGACTCGGTGAACGTAAACGCAAAAGACATGGCTGGCCGAAAATCGACTCCTCTGCATTTTGCTGCGGGTatgtatagctagctagctaaactaaGCTAAGAAAAGCTAATGAGCTATCGGCCGGCTACATCATCATGTAAACTAAATTAGAATCCCAAATTGATGTATGTGCTACTCCCGACATGTCATGTAACTGAGTGATTCAATATAGCCTTGTTACCTTTTTTGTCGTGCTATGTCAAATCAACAAGAGACTGGTCCACAGGCTGATTGATTCGACTACGGTAAAGTAGCTTTAAAAGTAACTCCGTTTTTATTGACCTCCTCCTCGTTGAAGATCTTCTCTCGATCGTATACATTATTTAGATTGGATATAGTAATAATTTTCCGTTTCTTTGTgcaaagtggatattttgcgTAGTCGGCAACTCTCCACTCGgtgctattttgccgtgaatcgccCGAAAACTTACTTACAAGTGCAAATTCTGCGTCTGAACGTGTACTACCTCTAGAAATAATGGCTAAGGCGAGCGAGTCCCgagctgtacttttttttttttttttttttgctacaatttctttacaatagcctaTATGCATTATGCGCTAAGGCAGTGGTGTCCTAACTCTGTCCTCctgggccagagtcctgcaggttttggatgttccccttctccaacacacctgaaactcatcagcaagctctgcataagtctGATAATGATCTTGTTCATTgaaaacaggtgcgttggagcagggaaacatccaaaaccgcaggactctggccctcaaggaccgagtttggacatcACTGCGTGATGCCAAATTAGTGTTATGGTTAGGATTAGGCTGGTAATACTGATAACAGCCTGTGATCTGACGTTTAATTAGGCTGGTAATGCCGATAGCCTTTATTCGGTGGCCAAACAAAATTGAATCTTTGTGAAAAGACAGAAGAGGTAAAGCGATGCAGGAACCATGATTGACCAATCTGAgccattcacggcaaaatagcgttAGCAGGAGAGTTGCCTGTCACGGCATAACATATGCTGCCTTCTCTGTAAGTAGTGTCGTTTGAAATGATCTTCTTTCAGGTTTTGGTCGGAAAGATGTGGTGGAGCATCTCCTACAGACAGGGGCTAATGTCCATGCCAGAGATGATGGAGGACTCATCCCCTTGCACAATGCCTGCTCATTTGGCCACGCTGAAGTTGTGGGCCTCCTCTTGTGCCAGGGTGCAGACCCCAACGCCAGAGATAACTGGAATTACACTCCTCTGCATGAGGCAGCCATTAAAGGAAAGATAGATGTGTGCATAGGTAAACTTAAGTTACTGTCTATTTTTggttta is a window from the Vanacampus margaritifer isolate UIUO_Vmar chromosome 3, RoL_Vmar_1.0, whole genome shotgun sequence genome containing:
- the LOC144048742 gene encoding protein FAM200B-like: MVLQPCPGLLLLLCVFRLGSTIRLHTCQLVRFIRILYVFLPFQIMYAVHRLLYGEKKNALTCACVDIHRVNIVEASMEEPPRKKRRTQGSGRHQKEWELLQASHKTTNAEILFCHFLAEHNIAFTAADHFSDLVKVMFPDSQTAKEFACRRTKATMIVKESLARGYTQDVIQYCRTHPFTLMIDESNDRTTKKRLVVLAHFFDGENTNTRLLDLPELASGTAASIFAVIDNILQENDIPWSNIVGFASDNCNTMVGKKNSVLSRIKEKNGAVFSVGCICHLGNLCVKDGLKTLPVNIDDLLVDIFYFFKNSSKRIEDFKEFQDFTNSEQEKILKHCPTRWLSLQKVVERTLSQYEALKSYFASHADVERAGKVKSIHDRLQDPVTLLTLHFLSFILPQINQFNIVFQTEACMIGDLLPEMERLLKKLLVKFVQMEHVKSADSLLAVDDTNRYLQHEDSRLAVGLGTRALFQDTNEEDEIRQTRSEKARLAVHSFKLIGRCRIFAHFVLTNQGNE